One part of the Syntrophorhabdaceae bacterium genome encodes these proteins:
- a CDS encoding HAD-IA family hydrolase, translated as MIKIFVFDLGNVILPFDHRHIPEKLLEWSAKKGFFTPEEMFDYLFDLNNGLINPYEEGYMTSLDFFELIKNRYILKMDFEDFKNIWTPIFKEDHGVNRIILELKKMEYPLFILSNTNDLHFTYIKDNYPIVKTFDEWILSYEVHAKKPKKRIYDEIFNRINVSAEEVFYIDDTASYIDKAKTYGIKGTVFKDSEDLWRQINDII; from the coding sequence ATGATCAAGATATTTGTATTTGATTTAGGAAATGTCATATTGCCTTTTGACCACAGACATATTCCAGAAAAACTCCTTGAATGGTCAGCAAAAAAAGGATTTTTTACCCCTGAAGAGATGTTTGATTACCTTTTTGACCTAAATAATGGTCTTATAAACCCTTATGAAGAGGGCTATATGACATCACTGGATTTTTTTGAACTCATAAAAAATCGTTACATTCTCAAAATGGATTTTGAAGACTTTAAAAATATATGGACACCTATCTTTAAAGAGGACCATGGCGTCAACAGGATAATACTCGAACTAAAAAAGATGGAATACCCCCTTTTTATATTAAGCAACACAAATGACCTGCATTTCACATACATAAAGGATAATTATCCTATAGTTAAAACCTTTGATGAATGGATACTGTCCTATGAGGTTCATGCAAAAAAACCAAAAAAAAGGATATACGATGAGATATTCAATAGGATCAACGTATCTGCTGAAGAGGTTTTCTATATAGACGATACTGCTTCTTACATAGATAAGGCAAAGACATATGGGATAAAAGGGACTGTTTTTAAGGATTCAGAGGATCTATGGAGACAGATTAATGATATTATCTGA
- a CDS encoding dodecin family protein, which yields MPDSVYKIIEIVGTSTKSWEDAAKTAVETASKTLKDLRIAEIVKLDMTLENGKVTAYRARVNISFKYHGEG from the coding sequence ATGCCAGATAGCGTATACAAAATAATAGAAATCGTTGGAACAAGCACTAAATCATGGGAAGATGCAGCAAAGACAGCAGTGGAAACAGCCTCAAAAACGCTAAAAGACTTAAGGATTGCAGAAATTGTCAAGCTTGATATGACTCTCGAAAATGGCAAGGTCACTGCATATAGGGCAAGGGTGAACATTTCGTTTAAGTATCATGGTGAGGGTTGA
- the smpB gene encoding SsrA-binding protein SmpB, which translates to MKVICTNRKAYHDYHVEDKFEAGIVLSGTEVKSLREGRANLKDSYAKIKNGEIFLVNAHISPYSFGNIFNHEPKRERKLLLHRREINKLTGKINERGYTLVPLSMYFNKQNRAKVELALVKGKTLYDKRESIKRKDEKRLAEREMRIK; encoded by the coding sequence ATGAAGGTTATATGCACCAACAGAAAGGCATACCATGACTACCATGTAGAGGATAAATTTGAGGCAGGTATTGTCCTTTCTGGAACAGAGGTTAAATCCCTAAGAGAGGGTAGGGCAAATCTAAAGGACAGTTATGCTAAGATAAAAAATGGTGAAATTTTTCTTGTAAATGCCCATATAAGCCCATATTCTTTCGGAAATATATTTAACCATGAACCAAAAAGGGAGAGGAAATTGCTTCTCCACAGGAGGGAGATAAATAAACTTACCGGCAAGATAAACGAGAGAGGCTATACCCTTGTCCCGCTTTCTATGTATTTTAACAAACAGAACAGGGCAAAGGTAGAGCTTGCCCTTGTAAAAGGTAAAACCCTTTATGACAAAAGAGAGAGCATAAAACGTAAGGATGAAAAACGACTCGCTGAGAGGGAGATGCGCATAAAATGA
- a CDS encoding C40 family peptidase: MERFFIVKDSVADIRKEPIAPKERYIYDELQATQAIYNEILLCSREIDEWIYVEAIEQKIFSHQNQWQGYPGWVKKDKVACIDKVPECDTLIIKKRKSPIFLKPSKKSPIIFYAPFGARLWLTGNSLQEDGCIYFEVSLYDKKNAWVNGGDANLPKDMRNKKDLRKDIVMMIRLFLGVPYLWGGRSIDEGVDCSGLINLVYRVTNIDLPRDSHDQWMTAKKINSCELKPGDLIFISQKNIYHRINHVMFFTGGDVIIEAYETGSSVREIKFRERFGMELKDIDSREIRLDDRCIYFCRVEGLE; this comes from the coding sequence GTGGAAAGGTTTTTCATAGTTAAAGATAGTGTGGCAGATATAAGAAAAGAACCTATAGCACCAAAAGAAAGATACATATATGATGAACTACAGGCAACACAGGCTATATACAATGAGATACTTTTATGCAGTAGAGAAATTGACGAATGGATATATGTGGAGGCAATAGAGCAGAAAATATTCAGCCATCAAAATCAATGGCAGGGATACCCCGGCTGGGTAAAAAAGGACAAGGTGGCTTGTATAGATAAGGTGCCGGAATGTGATACGCTTATTATAAAAAAACGTAAATCCCCCATATTTTTAAAACCATCCAAAAAATCCCCTATTATTTTCTATGCACCCTTTGGGGCAAGACTTTGGCTAACAGGTAATTCTCTACAGGAGGATGGATGTATCTATTTTGAGGTATCCCTTTATGACAAAAAAAATGCATGGGTAAATGGAGGTGATGCCAATCTTCCTAAAGATATGCGTAATAAAAAAGATTTAAGAAAAGATATTGTTATGATGATTAGACTTTTCTTAGGTGTCCCTTATCTCTGGGGTGGAAGAAGTATAGATGAAGGTGTTGACTGTTCAGGGCTTATAAACCTCGTCTATAGGGTTACCAATATAGACCTTCCAAGAGACAGCCACGATCAGTGGATGACTGCAAAAAAGATAAATTCCTGTGAGTTAAAGCCAGGAGACCTGATATTTATCTCGCAAAAAAACATATATCACAGGATCAATCATGTTATGTTTTTTACAGGAGGGGATGTGATAATAGAGGCATACGAGACAGGCAGCAGTGTAAGGGAGATTAAATTTAGAGAGAGATTTGGTATGGAGTTAAAGGATATAGATTCAAGGGAGATCCGATTAGATGATAGGTGTATCTATTTTTGCAGGGTCGAGGGATTGGAATGA
- a CDS encoding enolase C-terminal domain-like protein yields the protein MNFIKEINIKEIKRPLKMVFSTSLGRKNTLKSIIISVRLGNGIEGKGECPTSFVSPHEDIDSIKKILKNIIPCMLNTAIDDYMEKILNLRNKFKQYPMTISGLEVALFRAYLKSRGIGEHQYWGGRLHEIETDITIPFITEKEPLNRWLKHACKKNFKAFKIKMSGNINEDMEILTYVHEILSDSMEGFSIRLDGNQGFTEKNLLKFSDQIERKGYKIELFEQPLPKDDYKGMKAVVEKMKFPIILDESVFDCQGLMFAITEGICHGINIKIAKSGISESKKMMEISRKNHIKLMVGCMTETMIGLSAGIYMAAGTGGFDFIDLDSIHYIHHRNIHDHIHIEPPFFCIHNE from the coding sequence ATGAATTTTATAAAAGAGATAAATATAAAGGAGATAAAAAGGCCTTTAAAGATGGTTTTTTCCACATCCTTAGGGAGAAAAAATACACTTAAGAGCATTATAATAAGCGTTAGATTGGGTAACGGGATAGAAGGAAAAGGCGAGTGCCCTACAAGTTTTGTATCCCCCCATGAAGATATAGATTCTATAAAAAAGATTTTGAAAAACATCATACCTTGCATGCTAAATACGGCAATAGATGACTATATGGAAAAGATTCTCAATTTAAGAAATAAATTTAAACAGTATCCTATGACCATATCAGGCCTCGAGGTAGCATTATTCAGGGCGTATCTGAAAAGCAGAGGCATTGGTGAGCATCAATACTGGGGTGGAAGATTGCATGAGATTGAAACAGATATAACCATACCCTTTATTACAGAAAAAGAACCCCTCAACAGGTGGTTAAAACATGCATGCAAAAAAAACTTCAAGGCCTTCAAGATAAAGATGAGTGGAAATATAAATGAAGATATGGAAATTTTAACCTATGTCCATGAAATCCTTTCAGATTCCATGGAAGGATTTTCTATTCGCCTTGATGGCAATCAGGGTTTTACAGAGAAGAATCTATTAAAATTTTCAGATCAGATTGAAAGAAAAGGTTATAAGATAGAGCTATTCGAGCAACCCCTTCCAAAAGATGATTACAAAGGCATGAAGGCTGTGGTGGAAAAAATGAAATTTCCTATTATCCTTGATGAATCGGTGTTTGATTGTCAGGGTCTCATGTTTGCCATAACAGAGGGCATCTGCCATGGCATAAATATCAAGATTGCAAAAAGCGGAATCTCAGAATCAAAAAAGATGATGGAGATTTCAAGAAAAAACCATATTAAATTAATGGTAGGGTGCATGACAGAGACCATGATCGGGCTTTCTGCTGGTATCTATATGGCCGCAGGAACCGGGGGATTCGATTTTATTGACTTGGACTCTATCCATTATATTCATCACCGAAATATACATGACCATATCCATATTGAACCGCCCTTTTTTTGTATTCACAATGAATAA
- a CDS encoding Tm-1-like ATP-binding domain-containing protein, producing the protein MDRMKSVLIIATMDTKYKEARYIESCLKEIGIPFITLDGGIKGDSPFPVQIKRGDVAIRGGMSIEEVRNIGHEGEAISIMARGAREIALELYKKGEIGGIIGIGGSMGTTLCTHVMQAFPIGFPKVMITTMASRDTRSFVRTKDIAMFYSISDISGINRITEKILRNGALAIAGMVKDYKDFPESVKPLIILSTLGTTEGCAQYIKNALEERGREVIVFHTNGSGGEAMEELISNESVEAVVDLSLHELVDHYFGGDYDAGPERGSIALKKGIPTILIPGNTDFIVTGPLEKAKKYFPGREYHSHNAAITTLRTKKRELEFIAEVIAKFCNEAKGSVYIMIPGGGFSVWDQKGHPFYDPDGVKVFTKVLKKELKSEIPLTVSPYNANDIEFAKEVVEKLVHHLKLEG; encoded by the coding sequence ATGGATCGAATGAAGTCTGTTTTAATCATAGCTACCATGGATACAAAATATAAAGAGGCAAGATATATTGAGTCATGTCTTAAAGAGATCGGTATACCATTTATAACCCTTGATGGAGGAATAAAAGGTGATTCACCTTTTCCCGTTCAAATAAAAAGGGGGGATGTGGCGATTAGAGGTGGTATGTCTATTGAGGAGGTAAGAAATATTGGGCATGAAGGAGAGGCAATATCTATCATGGCAAGAGGCGCAAGAGAGATTGCCCTTGAACTATATAAAAAAGGAGAGATAGGAGGGATCATAGGAATAGGTGGCTCCATGGGGACTACGCTTTGCACTCATGTTATGCAGGCATTCCCTATAGGCTTTCCAAAGGTAATGATAACAACCATGGCATCCAGAGATACAAGATCATTTGTAAGGACAAAGGATATAGCTATGTTCTATTCAATAAGCGACATATCAGGTATCAATAGGATAACAGAGAAGATCCTTCGTAATGGCGCCCTTGCCATAGCAGGCATGGTAAAGGATTATAAAGATTTTCCTGAATCTGTAAAGCCACTTATAATCCTTTCTACCCTTGGCACAACAGAGGGTTGTGCTCAATATATTAAAAATGCCCTTGAGGAAAGAGGCAGAGAGGTGATCGTATTCCATACCAATGGTTCAGGTGGAGAGGCCATGGAGGAACTCATAAGTAACGAATCTGTGGAGGCCGTGGTAGACCTTTCACTCCATGAGCTTGTAGACCATTATTTTGGCGGTGATTATGATGCAGGGCCAGAAAGAGGCTCTATTGCCCTAAAAAAGGGCATCCCCACTATACTTATTCCAGGCAATACAGACTTTATTGTAACAGGTCCATTAGAAAAGGCAAAAAAATATTTCCCAGGAAGAGAATACCATTCCCATAATGCTGCCATAACAACTTTAAGGACAAAGAAAAGGGAATTAGAATTTATAGCTGAAGTGATTGCAAAATTCTGTAATGAAGCAAAAGGTAGTGTATATATAATGATACCTGGAGGGGGGTTTTCAGTATGGGACCAGAAGGGCCATCCATTTTATGACCCTGATGGGGTTAAAGTCTTTACAAAGGTTTTAAAAAAAGAACTCAAATCTGAAATACCACTTACGGTCTCACCGTATAATGCAAATGACATAGAATTCGCAAAGGAAGTTGTAGAAAAACTTGTCCATCACCTGAAACTGGAAGGGTAG
- a CDS encoding 2-hydroxyacyl-CoA dehydratase family protein produces the protein MSETPKTDKPKKELTKSQMLSKKITEDYMNEAFRAHELGKLIGYTTAISPVEIFVAHDIVPIYPENHAVANLTAKKGVQLCSVTENLGYTSHLCAYARSDLGYRETGITVTKGIPEPDLFLACNAQCFTLTKWFQVLARRGNLPVFVFDTPEHIMDKKAREEIVKYCVLQLKELISFLEEITKKKFDYDRLKEVMKYSAESSILYKRFLDMAQYKPSPISIFDALIGMAIAVYRRGTPECVEYYKTLCDEFQEKADKGIGVLPKEKEKYRLYWENLPVWFKFSDHAKLLGSYGGVILTSLYVHAWSFEFDLNKDPLLTLAENYVSRFSNSTLEDRADMAMELFKKYSMNGMIMFMNRSCKAVSFAVPTLKDVLVKRTGIPALVFESDMGDQRFYSEAQIRTRIEAYFETLDRLQPKVA, from the coding sequence ATGAGTGAAACACCAAAAACCGATAAGCCAAAGAAAGAATTAACAAAATCACAGATGTTATCTAAAAAGATAACAGAAGATTATATGAATGAGGCATTCCGTGCCCATGAATTAGGCAAACTCATTGGATATACCACGGCAATCTCCCCGGTGGAGATCTTTGTTGCCCATGATATAGTGCCTATCTATCCTGAAAATCATGCAGTGGCTAATCTTACTGCAAAGAAGGGCGTTCAGTTGTGCTCTGTGACAGAAAACCTGGGTTACACAAGCCATCTATGCGCCTATGCGAGAAGTGACCTTGGCTATAGAGAGACGGGCATCACTGTTACAAAAGGCATACCAGAACCAGATCTTTTCCTTGCATGTAATGCCCAGTGCTTTACCCTCACCAAATGGTTTCAGGTTTTAGCAAGAAGAGGGAACCTTCCTGTTTTTGTCTTTGACACGCCTGAGCATATAATGGATAAAAAGGCAAGGGAAGAGATCGTCAAGTATTGCGTCCTTCAATTAAAAGAGCTTATAAGTTTTCTGGAAGAGATTACAAAGAAGAAATTCGATTATGATAGACTCAAAGAGGTTATGAAATACTCTGCTGAATCAAGTATCTTATACAAGAGATTCCTCGATATGGCACAATATAAACCATCACCTATAAGTATATTTGATGCCCTAATAGGGATGGCTATAGCTGTATACAGAAGAGGGACACCAGAATGTGTAGAATATTATAAAACCCTATGCGATGAATTCCAGGAAAAGGCCGATAAGGGCATTGGTGTGCTCCCTAAGGAAAAGGAAAAATATCGCTTATACTGGGAAAATCTCCCTGTTTGGTTCAAATTCAGTGACCATGCAAAGCTTCTTGGCTCCTATGGTGGCGTAATTCTCACATCTCTCTATGTCCATGCCTGGAGTTTTGAATTTGATCTAAATAAAGACCCGCTGTTGACCCTTGCAGAAAATTATGTTTCAAGATTCTCCAATTCAACCCTTGAGGACAGGGCAGATATGGCAATGGAACTTTTTAAGAAATATTCCATGAACGGCATGATAATGTTCATGAACAGAAGTTGTAAGGCAGTTTCATTTGCCGTCCCAACTCTGAAGGATGTCCTTGTAAAGAGAACAGGTATACCTGCCCTTGTTTTTGAGAGCGATATGGGTGATCAGAGATTCTACTCAGAGGCACAGATAAGAACAAGGATCGAGGCATATTTTGAAACATTAGACAGACTCCAGCCGAAAGTGGCATAA
- a CDS encoding DUF2934 domain-containing protein: MDLYEEIAKLAYEMFEREGMVHGKHLDHWFEAERIVISRYKEQEIMVEQKQEENKEAVAPKKRKPAVKKAKEAKEGEIKTKKSTAKKTETTKKRTKKT; this comes from the coding sequence ATGGATTTATATGAAGAGATAGCAAAATTAGCCTATGAGATGTTTGAAAGAGAAGGCATGGTGCATGGAAAACATCTCGATCATTGGTTTGAGGCAGAGAGAATAGTTATATCAAGATATAAAGAGCAGGAAATAATGGTGGAACAAAAGCAGGAAGAAAATAAAGAGGCAGTAGCACCAAAAAAGAGGAAACCAGCAGTGAAAAAGGCAAAGGAAGCCAAAGAGGGAGAAATAAAGACAAAAAAATCCACTGCAAAAAAGACAGAAACTACTAAAAAAAGAACCAAAAAAACATAA
- a CDS encoding 2-hydroxyacyl-CoA dehydratase family protein, with amino-acid sequence MWDNLNLKEVVEYTKDPFPSIRKWVKEKGKKVVGSTIADVPEEVIYAFGFLPVALVGTDKPLKKAPSRLPDNACSLARSNLELVLSYEGDLFDGFVLPQVCDTTQHLSDIWRISFPDKYVECFLAPRQVDRPSARYWVKEEIERLIESMSKWTGRNITDNDLKRAISLYNENKRLLKEIYDIKKKNPETITNKEFFSLVKLSMQVDKEEINKSLKKIKENLKPKNGEGYMDIVLAGITCDPPEVYDLFDEIKLNVIADTLVTGSRYVDGIVSEDGNPIDALVDRHMNRNFFSPIHDNVYRNFEEIKELYKENNAKAVVYIHIEFCESQEYDYPDLKNMMRKEGIPMHALDTEYQTVSLSHLRTRLQAFFESLKGGSL; translated from the coding sequence ATGTGGGACAACTTAAACCTTAAAGAAGTTGTGGAGTATACGAAAGATCCATTCCCATCCATAAGGAAATGGGTAAAGGAAAAGGGTAAAAAGGTTGTAGGCAGCACAATTGCTGATGTGCCAGAGGAGGTAATTTATGCCTTTGGCTTCCTGCCTGTTGCGCTTGTGGGGACTGACAAGCCACTGAAGAAAGCCCCCAGCCGTCTACCTGATAATGCATGCTCTCTTGCAAGAAGCAATTTAGAGCTTGTCCTCAGCTATGAAGGAGACCTCTTCGATGGTTTTGTCTTGCCCCAGGTCTGTGACACTACCCAACACTTGTCTGATATTTGGAGGATAAGCTTCCCCGACAAGTATGTAGAATGCTTTCTTGCTCCCCGTCAGGTGGACAGACCAAGCGCAAGATACTGGGTTAAGGAGGAGATTGAGAGGCTTATAGAATCCATGAGCAAATGGACAGGGAGGAACATTACAGATAATGACTTGAAAAGGGCAATAAGTCTTTATAATGAGAATAAAAGACTTCTCAAAGAGATTTATGACATCAAAAAGAAAAATCCTGAAACCATCACAAATAAGGAGTTCTTCTCCCTCGTAAAGCTATCCATGCAGGTAGATAAAGAAGAAATAAACAAAAGCCTGAAAAAGATAAAGGAAAACCTGAAACCAAAGAATGGTGAAGGTTATATGGATATAGTCCTTGCCGGCATCACATGCGACCCACCTGAGGTCTATGATCTCTTTGATGAGATTAAACTCAATGTTATTGCAGATACCCTTGTTACTGGATCAAGGTATGTTGACGGCATTGTCTCAGAGGATGGAAACCCTATAGATGCCCTTGTTGACAGACATATGAATAGAAATTTCTTCTCGCCCATCCATGACAATGTATATAGAAACTTTGAGGAAATAAAAGAGCTTTACAAAGAGAACAATGCAAAGGCAGTAGTATATATTCATATAGAGTTCTGTGAATCCCAGGAATATGATTATCCTGACTTAAAGAATATGATGAGAAAGGAAGGGATACCCATGCATGCCCTGGACACAGAATATCAAACAGTATCACTTTCTCACCTGAGGACAAGACTTCAGGCATTTTTTGAATCCTTGAAAGGGGGCTCCTTATGA
- the lgt gene encoding prolipoprotein diacylglyceryl transferase: MHFPNIDPVIFSIGPLSLRWYGLMYILGFAASYCLVLYQLRNKALGIQKAFMDDLFFYLIIGLVVGARLGYIIFYNLKFYIQNPLEIFILWHGGMSFHGGLLGTFIAGYLIIKKWKMDFFKVADIIIPTCPIGLGLGRIGNFINGELFGKPSNLPWAMIFPNGGPMPRHPSQLYEAFLEGMCLFLILWFYKDRKRHDGDVFALFLILYGIFRIVCELFREPDAHLGYILGIFTMGQILSIFMLSIGIFLKFYLIPKKNTRKK; encoded by the coding sequence ATGCATTTTCCTAATATTGACCCCGTAATATTCTCTATCGGTCCGTTGTCTCTTAGGTGGTATGGTCTTATGTATATTCTTGGATTTGCCGCATCTTATTGCCTTGTCTTGTATCAGTTGAGAAATAAAGCCCTTGGTATTCAGAAAGCCTTCATGGATGATCTGTTTTTTTATCTTATTATCGGCCTTGTTGTCGGTGCAAGACTCGGTTATATAATCTTCTATAACCTTAAATTCTATATCCAGAATCCCCTGGAAATCTTTATACTGTGGCATGGAGGCATGTCATTCCACGGGGGTTTACTGGGAACATTTATTGCAGGCTATTTGATTATAAAAAAATGGAAGATGGATTTCTTTAAGGTAGCAGACATTATAATACCTACCTGTCCCATTGGATTGGGGTTGGGTAGGATTGGAAACTTTATAAATGGAGAGTTATTCGGAAAACCATCCAATCTACCCTGGGCAATGATATTCCCTAATGGTGGCCCTATGCCAAGGCACCCTTCACAATTATATGAGGCGTTCCTTGAAGGTATGTGCTTATTTCTAATCCTCTGGTTTTACAAAGATAGAAAAAGACACGATGGAGATGTCTTTGCCTTATTTCTAATACTTTATGGTATCTTCAGGATTGTCTGTGAACTTTTTCGCGAGCCAGATGCCCATCTCGGATACATTTTAGGCATTTTCACCATGGGTCAAATATTAAGCATCTTTATGCTAAGCATAGGTATATTTCTTAAATTTTATCTAATCCCGAAAAAAAATACCCGAAAAAAATAA